Proteins encoded together in one Rhizobium bangladeshense window:
- a CDS encoding carbohydrate ABC transporter permease, translating to MSGTWLTTRAWLLMLPLLVVMISVIGWPLVDTVHLSFTDARLVGTQGNFVGIDNYVKMLSGSNFQRTLITTAWFAIVSVAAEMVIGVLAALLLNQQFRGRIALRALMILPWALPTVVNATLWRLIYNPEYGALNAALTQLGLLDAYRSWLGEPGTALAALIVADCWKNFPLVALIALAALQAVPRDITAASLVDGAGPFARFRFVILPYLAGPLMVALVLRTIEAFKVFDIIWVMTRGGPANSTRTLSILVYQEAFSFQRAGSGASLALIVTLLVTLLAVGYAALVRKTAGSAA from the coding sequence ATGTCGGGCACTTGGCTGACAACCCGCGCGTGGCTTCTAATGCTGCCGCTTCTCGTGGTGATGATCTCGGTGATCGGCTGGCCTCTGGTCGATACCGTCCACCTCTCCTTCACCGATGCCAGGCTCGTCGGCACGCAGGGCAATTTCGTCGGCATCGATAATTACGTGAAGATGCTCTCCGGCTCGAATTTCCAGCGCACACTCATTACCACCGCATGGTTCGCCATCGTCTCGGTCGCCGCCGAAATGGTGATCGGCGTCCTTGCCGCCCTCCTGCTGAACCAGCAATTCCGCGGCCGCATCGCTCTTCGCGCCCTGATGATCCTGCCCTGGGCACTGCCGACCGTCGTCAACGCCACCCTCTGGCGGCTGATCTACAATCCGGAATATGGCGCGCTGAACGCCGCACTGACGCAGCTCGGCCTGCTCGACGCCTACCGCTCCTGGCTGGGTGAACCAGGCACGGCGCTCGCCGCCCTCATCGTCGCCGACTGCTGGAAGAATTTCCCGCTAGTGGCGCTGATCGCGCTCGCAGCGCTCCAAGCCGTGCCGCGCGATATCACCGCCGCATCGCTGGTAGACGGCGCCGGTCCCTTCGCCCGCTTCCGCTTCGTCATCCTGCCTTATCTCGCGGGCCCGCTGATGGTGGCGCTCGTGCTCCGCACGATCGAAGCATTCAAGGTGTTCGACATCATCTGGGTCATGACCCGCGGCGGGCCGGCCAATAGCACGCGCACGCTCTCGATCCTCGTCTACCAGGAAGCCTTTTCCTTCCAGCGCGCGGGCTCGGGCGCATCGCTGGCCTTGATTGTCACGCTACTGGTGACGCTGTTGGCCGTTGGATACGCGGCCCTTGTGCGCAAGACCGCCGGGAGTGCCGCTTGA
- a CDS encoding cupin domain-containing protein, producing the protein MSDDHEHSHIDWREHGVKVIPGNSLDPNTAQTPGMSRATAINNARAGAEKIWAGTVTIHANAKTGAHHHGDLESIIYVVKGKARMRWGDHLEYTAEAGPGDFIYIPPYVPHQEINASRDETLECVLVRSGQEPVVVNLNIEPVEKPEDVPWIDPIHR; encoded by the coding sequence ATGAGCGACGACCACGAGCATTCTCACATCGACTGGCGCGAACATGGCGTCAAGGTCATTCCCGGCAATTCGCTCGACCCGAACACGGCGCAGACGCCGGGCATGAGCCGCGCGACTGCGATCAACAATGCGCGGGCCGGGGCCGAGAAGATCTGGGCCGGGACGGTGACGATCCATGCCAATGCCAAGACCGGCGCCCATCACCACGGCGATCTCGAAAGCATTATCTACGTGGTCAAGGGCAAGGCCCGCATGCGCTGGGGCGATCATCTGGAATATACCGCCGAGGCCGGCCCGGGCGACTTCATCTACATCCCGCCCTATGTGCCGCATCAGGAGATCAACGCCAGCCGTGACGAGACGCTGGAATGCGTGCTCGTCCGCTCGGGTCAGGAGCCCGTCGTTGTCAATCTCAACATTGAGCCGGTCGAGAAGCCGGAAGACGTTCCCTGGATCGATCCAATCCACCGCTGA
- a CDS encoding carbohydrate ABC transporter permease: MEKRVTFSSTTIGLLFAFPMLLLIFVFFYWPSAQALYWAFTLEQPWGGGNAWVGFDNFKLLLSDPIYWESISRSMVFGLSSTIIAMGLALILALLTDRELRGHKIYRSVFIWPYAIAAPALGLAFRFILAPEAGLLSVINHVWPDLWNPALDGKDAMIAVIIAFSWKYIGYNFIFFLSALQGIPRSLIEAAAMDGSGPLRRMWDLQLPLLTPTLFFLLVINITESFQDSFGIVDVMTQGGPARATELMVYKIYFDGFRGLDYSGAAAQSIILMLLVVLLTIFQFRFIERRVHYK; the protein is encoded by the coding sequence ATGGAAAAGCGCGTCACTTTCTCCTCGACCACGATCGGCCTCCTCTTCGCATTCCCGATGTTGCTGCTGATCTTCGTCTTCTTCTATTGGCCGAGCGCGCAGGCGCTTTATTGGGCTTTCACGCTCGAGCAGCCATGGGGAGGCGGCAACGCCTGGGTCGGCTTCGACAATTTCAAACTCCTGCTCAGCGATCCGATCTATTGGGAATCGATCAGCCGCAGCATGGTCTTCGGCCTCAGCTCGACGATCATCGCCATGGGGCTGGCACTCATCCTGGCGCTTTTGACGGATCGTGAACTGCGCGGCCATAAAATCTACCGGTCGGTCTTCATCTGGCCTTACGCGATCGCCGCGCCTGCTCTCGGTCTCGCCTTTCGCTTCATCCTGGCGCCCGAAGCCGGGCTTCTCTCGGTCATCAATCACGTCTGGCCCGACCTCTGGAACCCGGCGCTTGACGGCAAGGATGCGATGATCGCCGTGATTATCGCCTTTTCCTGGAAATATATCGGCTATAATTTCATCTTCTTCCTCTCGGCTCTCCAGGGCATCCCCCGCTCCTTGATCGAGGCTGCGGCCATGGACGGCTCCGGACCGTTGCGCCGCATGTGGGATCTCCAGCTGCCGCTGCTCACGCCGACTTTGTTTTTCCTGCTGGTGATCAACATCACCGAAAGTTTCCAGGATTCTTTCGGTATCGTCGACGTCATGACGCAGGGTGGGCCGGCGCGCGCGACGGAACTCATGGTCTACAAGATCTATTTCGACGGCTTCCGGGGCCTCGATTATTCGGGTGCGGCTGCGCAGTCCATCATCCTGATGCTGCTCGTCGTGCTGCTCACCATCTTCCAGTTCCGCTTCATCGAGCGGCGCGTGCACTACAAGTGA
- a CDS encoding extracellular solute-binding protein: MQAKLLGAVGALLATAFLAGPAAAAEKTKIDFWFGNSGDIAKRVQEQCDRFNQSQADYEVVCTSQGSYDASLQNTIAAFRAGKQPTIAQVSDAGTLDIMLSGAYYPANKLMADMGYTVDWNDYFSGISGYYATSKGEMYSFPFNSSTALLYWNKDAFAKIGKDHAPATWKEAGEDLKALKDAGYACPLAFDISNNEVWQYIEQFEAVNGEPIATKKNGFEGLDAELVFNKNPLLVSYIKDLKSWYDSKLAIIKNKAVGQTFVEAFAAGDCQVILTSVGDHGNIGRTAKQGMNWGVAMLPTYGDATRHSSYVGGASLWVLKGHSDAEYKAAAAFFNFIAKPEEALTWSTVTGYIPVRNSGFEYLKKQGFYDKAPYAGRELAIQSLTASPAGDAAAKGIRLGGLLQVRTEIANGLQAIFVNNADVQASLDSAADRGNQLLRRFQQTYKNVQLP; this comes from the coding sequence ATGCAAGCCAAGCTTCTCGGCGCCGTTGGCGCCCTTCTCGCTACAGCGTTTCTTGCTGGTCCCGCTGCCGCCGCCGAAAAGACCAAGATTGACTTCTGGTTCGGCAATTCCGGTGACATCGCAAAGCGTGTCCAGGAACAATGCGATCGCTTCAACCAGTCGCAGGCCGATTACGAAGTCGTCTGCACCAGCCAGGGCAGCTACGACGCTTCCCTGCAGAACACTATTGCCGCCTTCCGTGCCGGCAAGCAGCCGACCATCGCCCAGGTTTCCGACGCCGGCACGCTCGACATCATGCTCTCCGGCGCCTACTATCCGGCCAACAAGCTGATGGCCGACATGGGCTATACCGTCGACTGGAACGACTACTTCTCGGGTATATCAGGCTACTATGCCACGTCGAAGGGCGAGATGTATTCCTTCCCCTTCAACTCCTCGACCGCTCTGCTCTACTGGAACAAGGACGCCTTCGCCAAGATCGGCAAGGATCACGCTCCGGCGACCTGGAAGGAAGCGGGCGAAGACTTGAAGGCCCTGAAGGACGCCGGCTATGCATGCCCGCTCGCGTTCGATATCTCCAACAACGAAGTCTGGCAGTACATCGAGCAGTTCGAAGCCGTCAACGGCGAACCGATCGCGACCAAGAAGAACGGCTTTGAGGGCCTCGACGCCGAGCTGGTCTTCAACAAGAACCCGCTTCTCGTCAGCTACATCAAGGACCTCAAGTCCTGGTACGACAGCAAGCTGGCCATCATCAAGAACAAGGCCGTTGGCCAGACCTTCGTCGAAGCCTTCGCCGCTGGCGATTGCCAGGTCATCCTGACCTCCGTCGGCGATCACGGCAATATCGGCCGCACCGCCAAGCAGGGCATGAACTGGGGCGTTGCAATGCTCCCGACCTATGGGGACGCAACCCGTCACAGCTCCTATGTTGGCGGCGCTTCGCTCTGGGTTCTGAAAGGTCATTCCGACGCCGAATACAAGGCTGCGGCTGCCTTCTTCAACTTCATCGCAAAGCCGGAAGAAGCTCTCACCTGGTCGACCGTTACCGGCTATATCCCGGTCCGTAACTCCGGCTTCGAATATCTCAAGAAGCAGGGCTTCTACGACAAGGCTCCTTACGCCGGCCGCGAACTGGCGATTCAGAGCCTGACCGCTTCCCCGGCCGGCGACGCCGCTGCGAAGGGTATCCGTCTCGGCGGCCTGCTGCAGGTCCGCACCGAAATCGCCAACGGCCTGCAGGCGATCTTCGTCAACAATGCCGACGTCCAGGCTTCGCTCGACTCTGCTGCTGATCGCGGCAACCAGCTCCTGCGCCGCTTCCAGCAGACCTACAAGAACGTTCAGCTTCCCTGA
- a CDS encoding ROK family transcriptional regulator gives MNDVRPIRAKSGTNHEGTSAHNRRVMIDALRINGALSRADLARATRLTKQTVSNIIEELERDGLVSSQEAVRKGRGQPSTPYGLVPEGAFAIGLQIDRHVTRAVAVDLVGSVLVRAEAGLPPGGPSTGAKVILDLVAGVRSRLAGIVQQSEKRLVGLGAAMPGPFGMEGSGDDPWMMEAWQKFPLLETLSAGTGLDVGLQNDAAAAATAERMVGAAHGVDHAVCLFVGYGIGAGLILNGELYRGASGNAGEIGMALLFADGKTTPLEHRASLASLYQHLSVDPADPDLHARINALASSGDPGIQSWIEAAAADLRWSIHLIETIFDPQTVILCGSAPEALVNSLIAAIGPLLPSIAERRGRTLPRLQPGMADPWSVALGAAAGPISRAFDPRFAAILKDFL, from the coding sequence ATGAATGACGTCAGGCCGATCCGGGCCAAGAGCGGCACCAATCACGAGGGTACCAGTGCGCATAACCGGCGCGTGATGATCGATGCCTTGAGGATCAACGGAGCACTCTCGCGCGCCGATCTGGCGCGGGCGACGCGGCTGACCAAGCAGACGGTGTCGAATATCATCGAGGAGCTCGAGCGCGATGGTCTCGTCAGCTCGCAGGAGGCGGTGCGGAAAGGCAGAGGTCAGCCCTCGACCCCCTATGGCTTGGTGCCCGAAGGCGCTTTCGCGATCGGCCTGCAGATCGACCGACATGTGACGCGGGCGGTCGCCGTCGATCTCGTCGGCAGCGTTCTCGTTCGCGCGGAAGCCGGCCTGCCGCCCGGAGGTCCGTCGACCGGAGCGAAGGTCATTCTCGATCTCGTCGCCGGCGTGCGTTCCAGGCTTGCCGGGATCGTTCAGCAGTCGGAGAAACGTCTGGTCGGCCTCGGCGCCGCGATGCCTGGCCCGTTCGGGATGGAAGGCAGCGGCGATGATCCCTGGATGATGGAGGCCTGGCAGAAGTTTCCGCTGTTGGAAACGCTGAGCGCCGGCACCGGTCTCGATGTCGGCCTTCAGAATGATGCGGCGGCGGCTGCGACCGCCGAGCGAATGGTGGGAGCCGCTCATGGTGTCGATCACGCCGTCTGCCTCTTCGTCGGCTACGGCATCGGCGCCGGCCTCATCCTGAACGGAGAGCTCTATCGCGGCGCAAGCGGCAATGCAGGCGAGATCGGCATGGCGCTGCTCTTTGCCGATGGTAAAACGACGCCGCTCGAACATCGCGCCTCGCTCGCCTCGCTCTACCAGCACCTATCAGTCGATCCGGCTGATCCAGATCTCCATGCGCGCATCAATGCGCTCGCCTCCAGCGGCGATCCAGGTATCCAGTCCTGGATCGAGGCGGCGGCGGCAGACTTGCGCTGGAGCATTCATCTCATCGAAACGATCTTCGATCCGCAGACGGTGATCCTCTGCGGCAGCGCGCCCGAAGCGCTGGTGAACAGCTTGATTGCGGCGATCGGCCCGCTGCTGCCCTCGATCGCCGAAAGGCGCGGCCGGACGCTGCCACGCTTGCAGCCCGGCATGGCCGATCCATGGTCTGTGGCGCTCGGAGCGGCCGCCGGACCAATCAGCCGTGCATTCGATCCGCGCTTTGCTGCAATTTTGAAGGATTTCCTGTGA
- a CDS encoding extracellular solute-binding protein gives MLKSLNKTLLGAALVGASFAPHAFAETTLNALFMAQAAYSEADVRAMTDAFAKANPDIKVNLEFVPYEGLHDKTVLAQGSGGGYDVVLFDVIWPAEYATNKVLVDVSSRITDEMKKGVLPGAWTTVQYDGKYYGMPWILDTKYLFYNKEILEKAGIKAPPKTWDELAEQAKTIKDKGLLATPIAWSWSQAEAVICDYTTLVSAYGGDFLKDGKPAFQTGGGLDALKYMVASYTSGLTNPNSKEFLEEDVRKVFQNGDAAFALNWTYMYNMANDPKDSKVAGKIGVVPAPGVSGKSEASAVNGSMGLGITSASQHPDEAWKYITFMTSRATQNAYAKLSLPIWASSYEDPAVTKGQEELIAAAKVGLAAMYPRPTTPKYQELSTALQQAIQESLLGQSTPEDALKSAADNSGL, from the coding sequence ATGCTGAAATCTCTTAACAAGACGCTTCTGGGTGCGGCCTTGGTCGGTGCATCCTTTGCCCCGCATGCTTTCGCGGAAACGACGCTGAACGCGCTTTTCATGGCGCAGGCCGCCTATAGCGAGGCCGATGTGCGCGCCATGACCGACGCTTTCGCCAAGGCGAACCCCGATATCAAGGTCAACCTCGAATTTGTGCCTTACGAAGGCCTGCACGACAAGACGGTGCTGGCGCAGGGGTCGGGCGGCGGCTACGACGTCGTCCTCTTCGACGTGATCTGGCCGGCTGAATACGCCACCAACAAGGTGCTGGTCGACGTCTCCTCGCGCATCACCGACGAGATGAAGAAGGGCGTGCTGCCGGGCGCCTGGACCACCGTTCAGTATGACGGCAAATATTACGGCATGCCATGGATCCTCGACACCAAATACCTGTTCTACAACAAGGAGATCCTCGAAAAGGCCGGCATCAAGGCACCGCCGAAGACCTGGGACGAGTTAGCCGAGCAGGCAAAGACGATCAAGGACAAGGGCCTGCTCGCCACACCGATCGCCTGGAGCTGGTCGCAGGCCGAAGCCGTCATCTGCGACTACACCACGCTCGTCAGCGCCTATGGCGGCGATTTCCTGAAGGACGGCAAGCCGGCCTTCCAGACCGGCGGCGGTCTCGATGCGCTGAAATACATGGTCGCGAGCTATACATCGGGCCTGACCAATCCGAACTCCAAGGAATTTTTGGAAGAAGACGTCCGCAAGGTGTTCCAGAACGGCGACGCTGCCTTCGCGCTGAACTGGACCTACATGTACAACATGGCCAACGATCCAAAGGACAGCAAGGTTGCGGGCAAGATCGGCGTCGTGCCTGCACCGGGCGTTTCTGGCAAGAGCGAGGCTTCTGCCGTTAATGGCTCGATGGGCCTCGGCATCACCTCCGCCAGCCAGCATCCCGATGAGGCCTGGAAGTACATTACCTTCATGACCTCGCGGGCTACGCAGAACGCTTACGCCAAGCTCAGCCTGCCGATCTGGGCATCCTCCTATGAGGACCCCGCCGTCACCAAGGGGCAGGAAGAGCTGATCGCCGCCGCCAAGGTCGGCCTCGCCGCCATGTATCCACGCCCGACGACGCCGAAGTATCAGGAGCTTTCGACAGCCCTGCAGCAGGCGATCCAGGAATCGCTGCTCGGCCAGTCCACTCCCGAGGACGCACTGAAGTCGGCGGCCGACAATAGCGGTCTCTGA
- the ugpC gene encoding sn-glycerol-3-phosphate ABC transporter ATP-binding protein UgpC, producing MAPISIRDVKKSYGKHPVVHGVDLEIQSGEFIVILGPSGCGKSTLLRMIAGLEEISGGEIAIDGRVVNQLEPRERGCAMVFQNYALYPHMSVAENIGYALKVAGVSKAERNRRIADVARALSLEPFLDRRPAALSGGQRQRVAMGRAMIREPKVFLFDEPLSNLDAKLRIAMRAEIRRLHRRLGATSIFVTHDQNEAMTLADRIIVMNAGNVEQVGTPEEVYHHPVSRFVAGFVGTPAMNLLEGTINDEGIFVYDQSRKIALPRERASALRGKRVVLGMRAEAARLVAPDAPGALIATADFIEELGASRIVHADFDGLPFAVALTEAVTVKSGDPIGIAIDHNAVHLYAADSGRMIEHTAMSGADAVHA from the coding sequence GTGGCACCGATCTCAATCCGTGATGTGAAAAAGAGCTACGGCAAGCATCCCGTCGTCCACGGCGTCGACCTGGAGATCCAGTCCGGCGAGTTCATCGTCATCCTCGGCCCGTCCGGCTGCGGCAAGTCCACGCTTTTGCGCATGATCGCCGGTCTTGAGGAAATCAGCGGCGGCGAAATCGCCATCGACGGCCGCGTCGTCAACCAGCTGGAGCCGCGCGAACGCGGCTGCGCCATGGTGTTTCAGAACTATGCGCTTTATCCGCATATGAGCGTCGCCGAGAATATCGGCTATGCTTTGAAGGTGGCGGGTGTTTCGAAGGCCGAGCGCAACCGACGCATCGCCGACGTCGCCAGGGCCCTCAGCCTCGAGCCTTTCCTCGACCGCCGGCCGGCCGCCCTTTCCGGCGGCCAGCGCCAGCGCGTGGCAATGGGGCGCGCGATGATCCGCGAACCGAAGGTGTTCCTCTTCGACGAGCCGCTTTCGAACCTCGATGCAAAGTTGCGCATCGCCATGCGCGCCGAAATCCGCCGCCTGCACCGCCGCCTCGGTGCCACGTCCATCTTCGTCACCCACGACCAGAACGAGGCCATGACGCTCGCCGACCGCATCATCGTGATGAACGCCGGCAATGTCGAACAGGTCGGCACGCCGGAAGAGGTCTATCACCATCCGGTCTCCCGTTTCGTCGCTGGTTTCGTCGGCACGCCGGCGATGAACCTGCTCGAAGGCACGATCAATGATGAGGGAATTTTCGTCTACGACCAAAGCCGCAAGATTGCGTTGCCGCGCGAGCGCGCCAGCGCTCTGAGAGGCAAACGCGTCGTGCTCGGCATGCGCGCCGAAGCCGCCAGGCTGGTGGCTCCGGATGCACCGGGGGCACTAATCGCAACGGCCGATTTCATCGAAGAGCTCGGCGCGAGCCGCATCGTTCATGCCGACTTCGACGGGCTGCCCTTCGCAGTGGCGCTGACCGAGGCGGTGACGGTGAAGTCGGGCGATCCAATCGGCATCGCGATCGATCACAACGCGGTCCACCTCTATGCTGCCGATAGCGGGCGGATGATCGAACATACTGCAATGAGTGGAGCCGACGCCGTTCACGCCTGA
- a CDS encoding SIS domain-containing protein: protein MNMTTKTNRPAGLVAIDREMARQHADAIASYEAAGPMAARAAASLKKTGRLLLIGMGGSHAVNRAVEPLYRGLGIDAIAIPLSEQLGQPLPIAGRTIFVTSQSGESAEVVRWFNETGGTPETFGLTLEAGSFLARTTPSLVGSGGTELAFAATRSLTVTLALHLAILTALGEDPAAALAVLDGPEDHDIAAALAALENVATVVTSGRRLQGIAEALALGLTELSRRPCFSLEGGQLRHGPMEMLGPEIGVVLFRGLDETAALVTAMAISAVESGAPVILFDASGLSPVAGAVTIRFAPATGLAVIFAMLPVAQQLMVGFAEARVDNAGTPVRSTKITRSE from the coding sequence ATGAACATGACAACGAAAACAAACCGGCCTGCCGGACTTGTGGCAATCGACCGCGAAATGGCCCGTCAGCACGCTGATGCGATCGCCTCCTACGAAGCGGCAGGGCCGATGGCGGCAAGAGCAGCCGCTTCGCTGAAGAAGACCGGCCGGCTGCTCCTGATCGGTATGGGCGGCTCACATGCCGTCAACCGCGCCGTCGAACCGCTCTACCGTGGTCTCGGCATCGACGCGATAGCAATACCGCTGTCCGAGCAACTCGGACAGCCACTGCCGATCGCCGGCAGGACGATCTTCGTCACCTCGCAATCGGGCGAAAGCGCCGAGGTCGTGCGCTGGTTCAACGAGACCGGCGGCACGCCGGAGACTTTCGGCCTGACGCTTGAAGCCGGCTCCTTCCTTGCAAGAACCACCCCATCGCTTGTTGGCAGCGGCGGCACCGAGCTCGCCTTCGCAGCCACTCGCAGTCTGACGGTGACTCTTGCTTTGCATCTGGCAATCCTTACCGCCCTCGGCGAGGATCCCGCCGCAGCACTTGCAGTCCTTGACGGGCCCGAAGACCATGACATCGCCGCCGCGCTGGCCGCGCTCGAAAACGTCGCGACGGTCGTGACTTCGGGCCGCCGTCTGCAGGGCATTGCCGAGGCCCTGGCCCTGGGATTGACCGAATTGTCGCGCCGCCCCTGCTTCTCGCTCGAAGGCGGTCAGCTGCGTCATGGGCCGATGGAGATGCTCGGACCGGAAATCGGCGTCGTTCTGTTCCGCGGTCTGGACGAAACTGCCGCCCTCGTAACGGCCATGGCGATCTCCGCCGTGGAGAGCGGCGCGCCCGTCATTCTGTTCGACGCATCTGGACTGTCGCCGGTCGCCGGCGCCGTGACGATCCGCTTTGCCCCGGCCACCGGTCTTGCCGTGATCTTCGCCATGCTGCCGGTCGCCCAGCAGCTGATGGTCGGCTTTGCCGAAGCCCGGGTGGACAATGCCGGAACGCCCGTTCGATCCACCAAGATCACACGGAGCGAATGA
- a CDS encoding ABC transporter permease subunit, producing MIERTPIFNFICYTLLALGMVIALLPFVIVVIASTLDLETVNRVPLPLMPGSHFWENAREAWVRADLGNKLLHSIIFATAVAAGKVILSAMAAFSIVYFRFRGRHLIFWIIFITLMLPLEVRIVPTYSIAANALQPFQAILDALGISWLVAQTTGIQIKLDWGLLNSYTGLVAPLVATATGTFLYRQFYLTVPDELAEASKMDGSGPVRFFWDVLLPLSRPNMIALFTIMFVWAWNQYLWPLLITTDPSFGIAVTQLKTLIPSEFGLPDWNVAMAGTLIIMSPPLVLVILMQRWFVRGLISTEK from the coding sequence ATGATCGAACGCACGCCGATATTCAACTTCATCTGCTATACGCTTCTGGCGCTCGGCATGGTGATCGCGCTTCTGCCTTTCGTCATCGTCGTCATCGCGTCGACACTCGATCTGGAGACGGTCAATCGAGTACCACTGCCGCTGATGCCGGGCTCGCATTTCTGGGAAAACGCCAGGGAAGCCTGGGTGCGCGCTGATCTCGGCAACAAGCTGCTCCACAGCATCATCTTCGCCACGGCGGTCGCTGCCGGCAAGGTCATCCTTTCCGCCATGGCTGCCTTCTCGATCGTCTACTTCCGCTTCCGCGGCCGGCATCTGATTTTCTGGATCATCTTCATCACGCTGATGCTGCCGCTGGAAGTGCGCATTGTCCCGACTTATTCGATTGCGGCGAACGCCCTACAGCCGTTCCAGGCAATCCTCGACGCCCTCGGCATCAGCTGGCTTGTCGCACAGACCACCGGCATTCAGATCAAGCTCGATTGGGGGCTGTTGAACTCCTATACCGGCCTCGTGGCGCCGCTCGTCGCCACTGCGACTGGCACCTTCCTCTACCGGCAGTTCTATCTGACGGTTCCCGATGAGCTTGCGGAGGCCTCGAAGATGGATGGGTCAGGCCCGGTGCGGTTTTTCTGGGACGTTCTGCTGCCGCTTTCGCGGCCAAACATGATCGCGTTGTTCACGATCATGTTCGTTTGGGCCTGGAACCAATATCTCTGGCCGCTTCTGATCACCACCGATCCGAGTTTCGGCATTGCGGTGACGCAGCTCAAGACGCTGATCCCGTCCGAATTCGGCCTGCCCGACTGGAATGTCGCCATGGCCGGTACGCTTATCATCATGTCGCCGCCGCTGGTGCTCGTCATCCTGATGCAGCGCTGGTTCGTGCGCGGCCTTATCTCCACCGAGAAGTGA
- a CDS encoding carbohydrate ABC transporter permease — MERRSPLFSAFIHLCALLLAAVILAPILWLFIMSIAPAADLAAKPLRWWPQAVDFSRYQLLLSTIENSAGAAFTSSLRNSIEVAGMATIAAIALAIPAGWAVSRTPSVGWSLSMVIATYMLPPVALAVPLYMGLSHLGMLNNVFGLALVYLTILAPFTTWLLKSGFDSIPREIESAAMIDGAGLFQTLRIITLPLAAPVVATSSLFAFLLAWDEFFYALLFTSDQRAKTLTVAIADLAGGRVSDYGLIATAGVLAALPPVLIGLIMQRALISGLTSGGVKG; from the coding sequence ATGGAACGCCGGAGCCCGCTCTTCTCAGCCTTCATTCACCTCTGCGCCCTGCTGCTCGCCGCCGTCATCCTGGCGCCGATCCTCTGGCTTTTCATCATGAGCATCGCGCCGGCTGCTGATCTCGCCGCAAAGCCGCTGCGCTGGTGGCCGCAGGCCGTTGATTTCTCGCGATACCAGCTTCTGCTGTCGACAATTGAAAACAGCGCCGGCGCTGCCTTCACTTCGTCGCTGCGCAACAGCATCGAGGTGGCGGGCATGGCGACGATCGCCGCCATCGCGCTCGCCATTCCGGCCGGTTGGGCCGTGTCGCGCACGCCCTCCGTCGGCTGGTCGCTGTCGATGGTGATTGCCACCTACATGCTGCCGCCCGTGGCACTCGCCGTACCGCTCTATATGGGCCTCTCCCATCTCGGCATGCTGAACAACGTCTTCGGCCTCGCCCTCGTCTATTTGACGATCCTGGCCCCCTTCACCACCTGGCTGTTGAAATCCGGCTTCGATTCCATCCCGCGCGAGATCGAATCCGCCGCGATGATTGACGGCGCCGGCCTGTTCCAGACGCTCCGGATCATCACGCTGCCGCTCGCCGCCCCCGTGGTCGCGACCTCGAGCCTCTTCGCATTCCTTCTTGCGTGGGATGAATTCTTCTACGCGCTGCTCTTCACCTCGGACCAGCGCGCCAAGACGCTGACCGTCGCCATCGCCGATCTCGCCGGCGGCCGCGTCTCCGATTACGGACTGATCGCCACGGCAGGTGTGCTCGCCGCCCTGCCCCCGGTGCTGATCGGTCTGATCATGCAACGCGCCCTGATTTCGGGCCTCACCAGCGGCGGCGTCAAGGGATGA